In the genome of Candidatus Brocadiaceae bacterium, the window TGGAGCGGTTGAACAGGAACGGATGCTGCCCCACGATGGCGATCTGATCCATCAGGCTGTGGCGGCCCACATGGCGCACGTCGATGCCGCCGACCAGCACGGCGCCGTCGGTGACGTCGTAGAAACGGGGGATCAGGTCCAGCAGGGTGCTCTTGCCGGCCCCGGTCTCGCCGACGATGGCGTAGGTCTTGCCGGCCGGCACGAAGAGGCAGATGTCCTTCAGAACGGGTTCGTCGCCGTATGAGAACCAGACGTTGCGGTACTCGATGCCGTTGCCGACCGAGTCCAGGTCCACCGCGTCGGGGGCATCGCGGATGTCCGGTTCGGAGTCGACGATCTCGAACAGGCGGTTGACGCTGGCCGTGCTGCGCTGGAGCGAGTTGTAGGCCTTGACGATGCGGCGCACCCGGCCCTCGATCAGGCCCAGCGCGATGATGCAGCCGAGGGCCTCCTTCAGCTGCAGGCCGCGGTTGGCGACCAGCCAGTCGGCCACCATGAGCACCAGCGTCGTGGCCAGGACGCCTCCCAGGAAGTGCGGCAGCACGCCGGCCCAGGCCTCGCTGCGGACGAGCTTGAGGGCCCGCTGCACCTGGGCATGGTTCCGCGTCCGGAACTCCTCGCGCTCCGCCGTCTCCATGTGGAAGGCCTTGACCACGCGGATGCCGTTGAGCATCTGTGTGACGGCATCGGTCACATCGGCCAGCCTTTCCAGCATCTTGCCGGCTCGGCGCCGGATGCGGGAGCCGAAGCGGCTGATGACGAAGATGAACGGCGGGGCGGTCAGCGACGAGATCAGGGCCAGTTCGGGGCTGTACCACAGGGCCAGGCCAATGAACATGACCAGCATGAGCGGGTCCATGATGATCTTGCTGAAGATCACGCCGAGCGCCGTCTCGGTGCGGCTGATGTCGTTCGTGAGGCGGCTGACGATGTCGCCCGTGCGGTGGCGCGCGAAGTAGCTCAGGGACAGATCGCTGAGGCGGTCGAAGACGGCCACGCGCATGTCCGCAAGCACGTTCCAGACCACGC includes:
- a CDS encoding ABC transporter ATP-binding protein, which codes for MRERAGQSYRNLLRFYRYGFAYWRTIVLALCCMMVYSAAALCAVLLIHPLIDAFRSDGAPAQAVQADRIAEPVVPAEVAPMPEEDGHDGAQEPAFTGLREKTKEWFLGLPIVRRVSAWLLDDLSLTRIALVLLFAIGPPFLAAGFLQEYLSGRVVWNVLADMRVAVFDRLSDLSLSYFARHRTGDIVSRLTNDISRTETALGVIFSKIIMDPLMLVMFIGLALWYSPELALISSLTAPPFIFVISRFGSRIRRRAGKMLERLADVTDAVTQMLNGIRVVKAFHMETAEREEFRTRNHAQVQRALKLVRSEAWAGVLPHFLGGVLATTLVLMVADWLVANRGLQLKEALGCIIALGLIEGRVRRIVKAYNSLQRSTASVNRLFEIVDSEPDIRDAPDAVDLDSVGNGIEYRNVWFSYGDEPVLKDICLFVPAGKTYAIVGETGAGKSTLLDLIPRFYDVTDGAVLVGGIDVRHVGRHSLMDQIAIVGQHPFLFNRSIAENIRYGKPGADDEEVRQAAAAANIDAFIRGLPEGYETVAGEAGDRFSGGQRQCITIARALLKNAPILILDEATSSLDAESEMLVQKALGTLMEGRTTLVIAHRLSTVRHADRIVVLHRGRIVEQGTHEELLALQGEYFRLCRMQFASADGPGAPVQAPPARIPQEGETK